The Verrucomicrobiia bacterium genome contains the following window.
CGTCGCTCCGCAAGTCGCCCAACCCCTTTCGATGCCGCTGGTTTTTGCCGATGTGGATCTGAGTGCGCTGCATCTCGACGATGCTCGCGTTCAAGTGATCAATAACCTGCGCCAGCAATTTCTGGACGAAGTGGGCGCCAATACCAATGCGGACCCCAATGATCCGGCTTATCTCGAGCGCTGGCGCAAAGCCCAGCCGGAAGCCGACCAGATGCTGCGCGGCATGATCGGCATCAATGCCTATCAGGCTTACGATCTGGCCGCCCATGCGAGCTGGCAACATTTGGCCAGCGTGGCTCAATAGTTTATCCGGCGCTTATTTCGCTCCGGGCGCCGATACCCGCGCCACGATTTTCGCCTTGCGCCATTCTTGCGCCTGCTTGGTGGCTTCAGCGATTTGTTCGGGCGTCAATAAACCAGTCTTCGCATTGATGGCCGTCTGGCCGGACATATCCCTGAGATAATGATTCGCCAGCCGTTCACCATCCAAATTGGCGAGATAAAACCATTTGTAGGCTTCGACCGGGTCAGCCGCCACGCCCGATCCCTCCAGATACAAGCGGCCAAGATTCATTTGCGCTTTGCCGTCCAGCTTGTCGGCTCCCTCCTGGTAGCACTGCCTCGCGCGGGCTAAATCCTGCGGGATTTCCGGCGGCGCGCCGTGCTCATAAATGTAACCCATGCCATTCGCCGCGCCAGCCTGCCCATCAGCAAACGCTTTTCCGTACCAATTCAGCGCTGCCTGGCAATCTATCGGAACCCCCGTGCCGTTGAGGTAAATATCAGCCACGGCAAATTCCGCGTCCGACTGATGTTGCTCAGCGGATTTCTTGTACCACTTAAGCGACTCCTGCGGGTCCGCCGGAACGCCGCGTCCTTCGGCGTAAATTCTTCCCATGCTAAACTGCGCTAAAGGATCGCCGTGATCGGCTGCCTTGCGATACCACGAAGCCGCGATCTCAAAATCCTGCTTCACGCCGCGGCCCTTGGCGTAATAAGAACCCAGGTCATTTTCCGCAAAGGCAAAACCCTTCTCGGCCGACCGCGTCATGTAATCCACCGCCTTGGCTTGATCCGGCGGCACGCCGGTGCCTTTGGCGTAATGCACCGCCAGGAAATAAAGCGCCGAGGCGTCGCCGTTGGTCGCCGCGCTTTGGGCGGTTTCAATCGTGAATTTGTCCTCCGCGTGAATGCCTTGCACCGCGCAAAAGCAGGCGCAACCGATCGCGAGCCACAGAGTCCGAGCATTTATCTTCATGGTGGAATGGTTATTACCAGTCTCCTGCCGCTATTGTCATGTTACGAATTTTGAAAATAAATGGCGGGACCGTTAAGAACCTGTGGCGGAGTGTCAGATGGCGATTTTCACCGCCCTGCTATCCAATCGAAATCGTCAAAAAGGCCAATCATTTCAGGCCGAAAACCTCCCTGCTGGAAAATCATCAGCCCATGTCCTCAAAATGCATCCGATGTCGTTTAGTTTGCTCAAGTCCGTATCGCCAAGCCAGCCCGCTCTGTCAAAATATCCGCTCAATGACGAATGAAACCAACCTACCACGCCGAACCATGAAACATTTTCTCAAGACCCTGCTCGTGACCGCCGCCGTTGCTGTATTGTCTATTGGCTCCCTTCAGGCACAAAGCACTTCCACCAAGTATGACGGCGATTTGCTGATCGGCTTCACTGCCGAGACGGGCAATGATTTGATTTACGATTTGGGTCCGGCATCCGCGCTCAGTGACGGCAAGACGTGGAACCTGAGTTCGTTGCTTTCCATTTATGACCTGACCACCGTGCAATGGGGTGTGGTCGGTTCAACGAACCTGGTCACGGCCAACGCCACCAACAAAGCCTCCTACATCACCGTTGCGCCTGGATTTACGCCTGACCAGATACCCAACCGCTCCGCGTTTCTCTCCATCAGCAATTCCATCGTCGGCATGTACCAGCTTTTTCCTGCTGCTGGCGCTGGACAATCCCTCTCCGTCAGTTCCATTTCTTCGGAAAGCTGGAATGAACAAACCATTAATGGTTCGCAGCCTACCGATTATCACAATCTCTATGATAACCCCAATGTCACCGGCAATACCTCGGCCAGCCTCTTCGTGGTAGGCACCAATTCCGCGCCGGTATTGGTCGGCGGATTAGCCCTCGGACTGAACGGAGTCCTCACTTTCCGGCAGCCCGGTTCTACACCTCCCACCGCGCCGCTCCTGGGCCTGGCTCGCGTCGGCAACGTCAACACGATTTCGTTCACCGCAACCAGCACCGCCACCTACAACCTGGTTTTCACCAACCTGTCCGGCATCAATACCCCGCGCAGCACCTGGTTCCCGCTGGCCAGCCCGATCACCGGCATGAGCGGAACCACCACCTTCACCGATACCACCACCGACACCAATCGTATCTACAGCGTCAGCGCCCACTGATGCCTGGCAAATAAGAACAAAAAGTTTCCCCAACCTTTCTTAACCCAAAGGCCGGCCGCAAAGCCGGCCTTTATTCTTTTCAAGACACAGTCTGCCGCCAATCCCAATAAGGGAGGGCGAGCGTACCCGCGAGCCGTAACTAAAAAAATACCCACGCCCCCGTAAGCCGCACGATTGAACCTAAACTATTCTTCTTCTCCCTCTCCTCCAATTCAGTTGCAAGAGAGGCGGAGTGAGCTTGCGCTCATTGAGAAAAACCATAGCGTCAGTCTATGGCGCCAATTCCAAGAAAGGGAGGGCGAGCGTACCCGCGAGCCGTAACTAAAAAAAATACCCTCACCCCCCGCGAGCCGCACGATCAAACCTAAACTATTCTTCTTCTCCCTCTTCTGCAATTCAGTTGCAGGAGAAGCGGAGTGAGCTTGCGCTCATTGAGAAAACTATAGCGTCAGTCTATGGCGTCAATTCCAAGAAAGGGAGGGCGAGCGTACCCGCGAGCCGTGACTAAAAAAAACCCTCACCCTCCGCGAGCCGCACGATTGAACTAAACTATTCTTCTCCCTCTCCGCCGCCGCCAGCGGGGGAGAGGGCCGGGGAGAGGTGGTCCCCTCATCCTCCCCCACGCACCCTCAAATTCATTTTACTGTGGCGGCAAAATAACCGTCACCCGGCTAACCCACCGGGCGAGCACAGGCAATTTCCTCTTCTTCAAATCATCATCGCTGGAAGTCGTGTCGGCCGTCGCCGTCGTTTGATCCTTGGCATCCGCCGTCGCCGTGCCCGCGGCAGATTGCGCCGTGCTGGTCGCCGCCGCCGTGGTTCCCAGCGTGGATTGCGCCGCCCCGCCGTTGACGGAAACATTTTGGCCCAGGACACTCGCCGAAACATTCGCTCCACCTACGCTCGCTCCGCTGATGCCGATCACCGTTCCCGAAACACTTCCCCCCGCCGCCACCGTGGCCGATCCCGCTGAGAGCAGTGTGCCGCTGAAACTGCCGGTCGTATTTATCGTTGAGTTCTGGCTGGAGATGATTGTTCCCCCGACGTTGCCTTGGGCAGTGATATTCACCGTGCCGCCGATTAGCCCGGAAGTCCCAAGATCAATATTCCCTGGAATGGCGGGAGTGTCGCCCATCGCCGGTGTGCCCGCCACTAAAGTGATCGTCGGGCCGCCAGCGACGTCGCCGCCCAAAGCCAACTGCAAAATTCCCGCCGTATCGCCATGGATATTCCCGCGCGGTGTCTCCACAGTGATGTCGCCCGGCAGTGAGACCCCGCCTTGCGCGCTCAAACTGTCCGGCAGGGAGGTGGCCACAATGCCGCTGCCATATATCTGATCGGAAATGCTGTTGGGCGTGCCGCTTGAATCTTTGGAGACCAATGGCACATACACGTAGTTATTACCGCCGCTACCCACCTCCACATCGCCGTGGGTCGAGGTCACACTGACGGCGCCACCGTTATACGCCGCGATGCGCGAACCGTTGATGTTCACATCACCAAAAGCCGACACACTCACGTCACTGTGTCCGCTGGTAAAAATGCCGTAGGCCAGTTGCGTGCCGGTCGTAATAAAAAAGTCCTGCGAACCTAAATCCAATTCACCTCCGGTGCTGGTCACATTCACGTCACCGCCATACGTCGAAGCAATGCGCGAAGTCAGCATGGACAAATTACCGGTGACCGTCACATCCACCTCCGCGCCCACGGGCGTGTAAGGCGTCAACGTCGAATAATCCACGCCGCTCGCCTGCGTGCCGTTGCCGATCCCCCACGACATGATTCCCGGCGAATCGCCCAGTTCAATGGAACCGGCGTTGATCGTGAAAGTTCCCGGACCGCCGATTTGAAAGCCCGATGCCGGCGTCGTCGGCACTTTCGAACTGTCCGTCACCAACTGGGAAATCACCGAGCCCGGCACGAACGTATAAGTCATCGTCTCTAGCTTGCCGTCGGTTGTGAAAAGCGGATTGCCGTTGGCGTCAATTTTCAGCACGGTAAAAGATCCGTTTTCCAGCGCCATGATTTGTGACGCGCTCAGCACGGAAAGATTGCCGTTGAAACCGATGCGCTGGCTGCCCGAGGTTGGATCGTAAATGAACCCTGGGTTCGCTCCCAGCGCGTAACGCGATTGCACCTGGGGAAACAAAAGGTAACTCGCGCGCAACACATCCTTCAGCGCCGCCGTCGAGGTAAACGTATTGACGTTCAAATTCATCACGCTCGGATCCACCGCCAGTTCAAACACCGAGTCCCACATCAAGGGCTGAAGCGGATTGGCGCTGATGATCGCCGAGTCCAGGTTTTCAAAAGTAAGGCTGGGCGTATTATAAATTTGCCCGTGGACAGTGACAATCGTGTTGTCGCCGGTGTGCAGGTTTTCCCCGATGAAACTCGAGTTGTTCATGTCTCCATCCACCGTCAACACCGTTTCTTTGTCCGTGTAAAAAGTGATGTTGTCCGCGTCGCCCGCCACCGTGATCTCCACCGGCTGCTTGTTGTTCAACTGCGGTGGCGTTGCCGCATGGTCATTGGAGAGGAACGCGCCGTCGGTCCATTGCGTAGCGCCGCTGTCGGACATCTCGAGATAATTATTATTGCCCTGGATGCTCCCGCCGCTCTTGACGTTGATGTTCAAATTTCCGTCTGCCGAAGGAAATAAAATCACCGGCACATCCAGCGTGAGCCCCGACGAACTCGCCGGCCCACCCATCAAACCCGTTTCAATCGTCAAGCTCGGCGGAAAAATCACCGGCACCGGGGCCTCTGACGGACGCGGCCCGCCGCCCGTGATCTCAACAAACAAACCCGCCTCCAAATCCACCGACGCCGTCGGCGTATAATCAAAATTATGATAACTGACAAACGTGCCTGCCGCACCGCTGTCATTGAAAATGCCGTTCGGATTGCGCACCTCGCGCAAATAAATATATCCCTTCGGCGCATTGACCGTCCAACTGCCATTGACCAGGCTCAAATCAAAATCCCCATTCTTCGTCACCGGCGCGCCAATATTCCCCCCCGTGGACGTGATCATCCCCGTGCCATTGGCCACGACATAATGACCAGAAATACTCTGCCCCGCCGTGATCGTCACGTTCCCGCCGCCAAAAGCCCCCGTGCCCGCGTCCGAACGCGAAACACTGTTGTCATAATCCGCCTGCGTCGGCAAATAACTGGCCACCGACCCGTTGATCGCGTCAATCGTCACGCTGCCACCCGCCGCCGTGCTGATCCCGCCCAGCGTTGGAGAAACCGTATAATAAGGCGGCGGCGCCACCGTGCCGCGGTTGCGGACGCTGGTGAAAACAAATCCCGCCGGGTCAATGCCCGTATTCACATTGCCAAAATCCGCCGTCACATTGATCGCTCCGCCCCCAAGCGTGCGAATGGCCCCCGTATTCACCAGCACGTCATTGGCAGAGTTAAGAGTGATGCTGCCGTTTTGCGTTTGTAGAAACCCGCTGCCATTCAAATAAATTCCATCCGTATTAGCCGTCGTGGGGCGCGACGTAAGGTTCTGCGGCCCCGCCGTAAAATCAAAACTCCAATTATTCCCCGCCTGAATCCCCGCCTTGTCATCCACCACAATACTTCCCCCCGCCGTCAACGTCAGGCTCGCCGTCGGGTCCTTGCTCGCCGGCAAGATCCAGTCCGTAGCCACCTCAATCCCATCTGAAGCGCTCAACGAAATGTGCGATAGCGAACCCGAACTGATCAACGTGTTCAGCGAATTGACATTGAGCGTCAGCGTCGTGGCGCTGCCGCTGCTCGGCGGATCGTCAGCGTTCACCGTGCCGCTGGAATTATCCCCCGTGGACGACAACTTGATTTCCTGCGGATCAATGAACATCGTCGCCGCCAGAAAACCATTCGCCGCCTCCCCGTGGATTTGCGTTTGCAAGTCATCGAACTGCTGCGCGGAAATTTCAATATGCCCGCCGTCGCCGCCCTGCGCGCCGCCCGAAACCTCAATCCTCGAAGTCGCGCTATCGGAATATTGATTGGCCGATTGCAGCGTCACACTCCCGGCATCGCTCACGCCCTGCGTGTCGCCCTTGGCCGAAATCACCGAGCCCGAACCTATATTGAGACTGTCGCTGGCC
Protein-coding sequences here:
- a CDS encoding filamentous hemagglutinin N-terminal domain-containing protein → MSTRSLRRWPGIFGVAVICGFAGRPAQANPVGGSVAQGSATFNTSGSKLTIQTSDHAFINWQSFNIGLGETTTFVQPSSSSVVWNQIHDSNPSQILGSLNANGYVILQNQAGFYIGGQASITTHGLMMTTSPIPMPDLSDGGAWSFSAPPPTASIINYGQINVGTGCPAFLIADKIENYGSISAPQGNIGLYAGQQVMLSERPDGRGLSATVTLPQGSVDNQGKLIADAGTIEMRAQVVNQGGLVQANSVREVNGVIELVASDSLNIGSGSVISAKGDTQGVSDAGSVTLQSANQYSDSATSRIEVSGGAQGGDGGHIEISAQQFDDLQTQIHGEAANGFLAATMFIDPQEIKLSSTGDNSSGTVNADDPPSSGSATTLTLNVNSLNTLISSGSLSHISLSASDGIEVATDWILPASKDPTASLTLTAGGSIVVDDKAGIQAGNNWSFDFTAGPQNLTSRPTTANTDGIYLNGSGFLQTQNGSITLNSANDVLVNTGAIRTLGGGAINVTADFGNVNTGIDPAGFVFTSVRNRGTVAPPPYYTVSPTLGGISTAAGGSVTIDAINGSVASYLPTQADYDNSVSRSDAGTGAFGGGNVTITAGQSISGHYVVANGTGMITSTGGNIGAPVTKNGDFDLSLVNGSWTVNAPKGYIYLREVRNPNGIFNDSGAAGTFVSYHNFDYTPTASVDLEAGLFVEITGGGPRPSEAPVPVIFPPSLTIETGLMGGPASSSGLTLDVPVILFPSADGNLNINVKSGGSIQGNNNYLEMSDSGATQWTDGAFLSNDHAATPPQLNNKQPVEITVAGDADNITFYTDKETVLTVDGDMNNSSFIGENLHTGDNTIVTVHGQIYNTPSLTFENLDSAIISANPLQPLMWDSVFELAVDPSVMNLNVNTFTSTAALKDVLRASYLLFPQVQSRYALGANPGFIYDPTSGSQRIGFNGNLSVLSASQIMALENGSFTVLKIDANGNPLFTTDGKLETMTYTFVPGSVISQLVTDSSKVPTTPASGFQIGGPGTFTINAGSIELGDSPGIMSWGIGNGTQASGVDYSTLTPYTPVGAEVDVTVTGNLSMLTSRIASTYGGDVNVTSTGGELDLGSQDFFITTGTQLAYGIFTSGHSDVSVSAFGDVNINGSRIAAYNGGAVSVTSTHGDVEVGSGGNNYVYVPLVSKDSSGTPNSISDQIYGSGIVATSLPDSLSAQGGVSLPGDITVETPRGNIHGDTAGILQLALGGDVAGGPTITLVAGTPAMGDTPAIPGNIDLGTSGLIGGTVNITAQGNVGGTIISSQNSTINTTGSFSGTLLSAGSATVAAGGSVSGTVIGISGASVGGANVSASVLGQNVSVNGGAAQSTLGTTAAATSTAQSAAGTATADAKDQTTATADTTSSDDDLKKRKLPVLARWVSRVTVILPPQ
- a CDS encoding tetratricopeptide repeat protein, which translates into the protein MKINARTLWLAIGCACFCAVQGIHAEDKFTIETAQSAATNGDASALYFLAVHYAKGTGVPPDQAKAVDYMTRSAEKGFAFAENDLGSYYAKGRGVKQDFEIAASWYRKAADHGDPLAQFSMGRIYAEGRGVPADPQESLKWYKKSAEQHQSDAEFAVADIYLNGTGVPIDCQAALNWYGKAFADGQAGAANGMGYIYEHGAPPEIPQDLARARQCYQEGADKLDGKAQMNLGRLYLEGSGVAADPVEAYKWFYLANLDGERLANHYLRDMSGQTAINAKTGLLTPEQIAEATKQAQEWRKAKIVARVSAPGAK